The Citrus sinensis cultivar Valencia sweet orange chromosome 4, DVS_A1.0, whole genome shotgun sequence DNA segment GAAAtctatgattattttcaaataacgCGCACCAACTAACGAAAATGTCACATGACCCCAATGCCCGAGCCGCAAAATAATTACATATAAGAATTATATTTTGCGTTTTGGATTGTTTCtccattattaaaaatttagaaagcTTTACCTTCGGCGAGATGTTCTTGGGCTTCAGGGCTTTTGCCACCGGTGCCACCGGGGACAACAGTCTGTCCTTGCCTGGCCTTGGCGTCAAGTTCAGCTCTTTCTTGTCCTGACGACATGTCGTCTTCGTCTGGAGTGAAGTTAAATCCTGTGAACGACCGACAAGAGCTTCTCAAAGTAAGAAATAGAACTGCTGAAACCGAAACAGAGCGCGCACTCTCAAACCCTCGCAATGCTAGCATGCAGTAACCTGCTGGAGCAGTACCGTAACAGCGAAGCTGCTGGGatttcatttaaaagaaatgaaaggtGATGCATTTTGTGACACTTGGTGGTTGATGTGGCGAGTAGCTGGGAAGATTGACGACACGTAGCTACACCGGGTGAAAAGAGGATGACACGAGTTCGTGGATTTGATGACTGTGTTGAAGAAATGCTCTACACGATTGCCACGTATCCACATGCTCCTTCATCACTGTTTCACTTGATTTTGGGAAATTTGGGTGGTTGTCAGTGTTAGCCGATTGCCTCCTAAAATCTAAATCATGTCAAAATATTATGAacagaatatttttatttttatttttatggttgttgttgttatttttactattattactaTAACAACTcatagttttatatttatggtTGTGTAAATAGGTAAAAGTTTTGAATCAAACGGCTTCAGTTCACTTCGAAGTTTGATATatcgaataaaaaattattgaatattctttttcaagtttagaacaaaattgaattttttcaattcattatttttaaattaatctcaatTAAACATATTCGTACTTAGATCGTATAAGATCACAAGATGCGATTATTTAGACCTAAAAATTGGTtgcttaaaaattttttgtgCTCCCAATTATTAGTGAGCATTAAATTCAGATATTATCATATATCACTTTGATATTAGTATGCTACATTGTTGcagagaattttatttttcaaatgatgtgtttattttatgagATTATCAGATAACCaatagatttaaataaaataaatagccGCATATTAATGTCAGATAATAGTCCAATAGCTCCAAGCGTGCCGCGCTGGCTCCAAGTGTGCCGCGCTGGCTCCAAGTGTGCCGCGCATCATTATTTAAGCGCCGTCCACGTTGATTCTGTGTGCCGTTTttactttcaatttcaaactTCAAACCCCAAACTGGCGCCAATAAAAACTCCCTCCAAATCTCAAACATTTTCAAGTTCGTACCGAAATTTCCACAAGCTTCCCGCACAAAGCCTTGCCCAAATACGTAATTTCAGTTCTCGTATAGTTTCCCGAAACCACACACAAACACCGGACCACTGACCACTCCACCAAATCCAATTTTCAATACCGTAACTACCCCTAAtctgaaaatttcaaaaatctccAATCACGCTCCCAATTCCCTTGTATAAATAACAGGCAATCGTCCTTCGTGTCTTCTCGTCCTCATCAAAccaaagaaatagaaaaaaaaacatctcTCTATTCTCCCGAATTAGTGCGCTTACCAAAATGCCCTCGATTCCCGAAGAGCCGCTCCTAGCCCCAAATCCCGATCGATTTTGCATGTTCCCGATTCAGTACCCACAAATTTGGGAAATGTACAAGAAAGCCGAAGCGTCGTTTTGGACTGCTGAGGAAGTTGATCTTTCGCAAGATCTCCGCCACTGGGAGGCCCTAACCGCTGACGAGAAGCACTTCGTCACGCACGTGCTCGCCTTCTTCGCAGCCTCCGACGGCATCGTCCTCGAGAACCTCGCCGGAAGGTTCATGACGGAGGTCCAGGTCGCCGAGGCTCGCGCCTTCTACGGCTTCCAAATCGCCATCGAGAACATCCACTCCGAAATGTACTCGCTGCTTCTAGAAACTTACATCAAAGACTCCGACGAAAAGAACCGTCTCTTTCACGCCATCGAGACGGTTCCCTGCGTCGCAAAGAAAGCCACGTGGGCGTTAAATTGGATCGACGGCTCGGAGACTTTCGCGGAGAGATTAATCGCGTTTGCTTGCGTGGAGGGGATTTTCTTCTCAGGGAGTTTTTGCGCGATATTTTGGCTCAAAAAGCGCGGGTTAATGCCGGGATTAACATTCTCAAACGAGTTGATCTCGCGAGATGAGGGTCTCCACTGCGATTTCGCGTGCCTGTTGTACAGTTTATTGAGGACGAAGCTAAGCGAGGAGAGAGTGAAGGCGTTAGTGAAGGAGGCGGTggagatagagagagagtttGTGTGCGATGCGCTGCCGTGCGCGTTGGTGGGGATGAATGGAGAATTGATGAGTCAGTACATAGAGTTTGTCGCGGATAGATTGTTGGGTGCGCTTGGGTACGGGAAGCTGTACGGTGTGGCGAATCCTTTTGATTGGATGGAGCTGATCTCGCTTCAAGGGAagactaatttttttgaaaagagagTTGGGGAATATCAAAAGGCTTCTGTTATGTCCAGTCTTAATGGGAATGGTGGGAACCATGTGTTTAAAATTGACGAAGATTTTTAAGAGTCGTATAATTGTAATATTACGTAAGTGTGGTGgcttttatttgcttgtttTGTTAGTTTCTTTGCTTAAGATATGATACAAAATCTTAATTCACATCTCTGTTATGTTCATTTTTACTTGGATAATAATATTATGGTCTTATTCTCTTTCTAATTTGGCTTCCTTTTGGTTCATGTGGCCTTGGTGggttttgtttaatattggaggaattgttgatgtgatgatttttattgagattctttttaatttgcagCTTATTTCCATTCTTTTGCCTATGGTGTGGGTTTGACATCAAATGTTGTTCATTTAGGGAAGATGAATTTATAGTCTTGTACTCTGCATGCAAGATTCTGACATTTTCGTTGCACTCCCAATTAACAATTGCTCTTCATATTAAGAAACTTGGATATGAATTAATTCACTCGAAGAATTAACcgcttttaaattacaaaagcaAATTTGAAGCTGATTCTATTATCATGACATTGTACAATGACAAATTGTAGATGTCTGTTTACGTGGTTCTGTATATCCATGCTTGACACTATTTTGCACACAGTTTAGTCTATCTCAACTCTTTTatcgtttttgtttttgatttcaAATGTTCAGATTTTGCGTACAATTTccaatcaatattattatttttggggtTTGATGTCAGATGTATATGATGGTAAATTCTGCTTGCAGCTTCAGGTTTCAACAGTTTTCCCTTGAACATTTGCCTTTCATGTACATTAAGAAGATTCGACATGGATATTTAAAGCACATTTTGATGTAGTCCTCTAGTTAATTATCTGAAAGCTATGTTGTCttctattcttcttcttcattttgattCCCTTTTCCTATTCTGTAGATATTGTTTTGACCACTAAGAGGTCTGAGCCGTGAAGAGTTGAGGCAGAAGCAGAGGCTACCTTTAACTCTTTCAAAAGGATAAATGCAAAGATTCAGAGAACAAAAGGCAACTGCAAGGTTCTGTATCTGTCTGGATTCCTCTACCAGAAAGCTGGATGAAACTGAATGTGGGTGCGGCAACAAATGCGGATAAAAAAGATTGAAGTATTGAGAGCAGCAATGCAGGATACAGGATAACAATACAGCATCTGTTTGTTTagttttactttaataataatattttagttctCTAATGTTTGCTGGTATACTAGAAACTCAGGTATGGTTATGTATTGACTTGAAGCATTGTTTCTACGAGTTCTCGAGTGTGGACgcaaatgttttaaaatgcATATTTGAAGTTGGATTGCGTTGTCCAGATACAGTACAGTGATAAATTAGAGCTAGACAAAGCAATTcggttttaaattttcatttcagaATGCATGTAGATGTTAACACTTGGGGATTGTTACTGTTTTGATAGTCTGCTTGCTCAAAGCCTAAAACGTCTGAATCCTAtgattcttttcattttgattcctTTTTCCCCTTTGTGCGGATGTTGATTTATTGTACACTGTTGCATTGCTCTGTCTGTGTAGCCGTGCTTGACACACAATCTTTCtgaattctctttttttttttttcggattGCGGTTctgttttaatcttttttttttaaatatcaaataaatgtaTCAAATAACACCGTGGCAGCAGCCCCTAAAACTCAAGAACTTGGATGAGTGCTTAGCAAGTTCTTCTATGATGTTCTCCCACTGTCCCACACGAGTATATTTCAATgtgaacccaaaaaaaaatcttttcgTAGACTTATTTGGATTTTGGGCATGAACTGTTTGTTCAAAGAAAGTCCCTAAATTGACGAGGAAGAATCCGTTAGTTGATCGGGTGAAAAGGGTATTTCTTATCATTCTAAAGGACTGCTCCATTGCTTAATTGCAGTTATATCTCAATaaatttactcaaatttttctttaggatGAGACTTGTAagtttatattgttttttttttaaaaaaaaaaaaaaaaggacaaacgGGTTCTGCTCATAATAATCTAAAGCAAAAGTTCGGAGAATATTATCTTAGTGAACTGTCAGTATATATCATATCATGGAAAACGGTAGAAATAATGAGGAGGACAGGATATCTGCTCTCCCGGAACCAATGCTGCACCACATACTGTCATCCTTGTTGCTTGAAGATGTTGTTCGAACTATTACATTGTCTAAACTATAGAAACAATCCTGGCTTACATTCCCGAATTATATCTGCTCGCAACTGCTCTGAAGAAGTTGCCCGTTGTTAGTAGGAAGTTGGCCGTTGCTAGTAGGATGTTGATTGAAATTAAGATTGAGACTCCGAATTTAAGTATCTTCGAATATAAGGGTTAAGATAGAGCATACTATAGCATCACTAGATTTTGGTGCTGAAGAAATTTTGGGTATCTTTGCCGGAGGAGTCGTCTGATTCTGAAAACGATGATGAGTCTGAGTCTGATAGCGATGGCGGTCTTGATTATTgcattgatgatgataatgatggcGGTGGTCTTGATTTTTCAAGCGATTATTAGTTTGtccaaactaaaattaatatatacaattTACTCTCtaccatttttattatatctaaaaaaaactctttacacaaagaatttatattttataggaaaaaaaagtggaaatgagtcatttccttgatactttattttaaaaatataaattatttatttattataataaaaaaattaaaaaataaaaattacaagaaaaatatcttattattgatttttttaaaacataaatttattatttttattatttaattatttaatttataattatatgtatatgacttattaatttataataaatatgaataaaaatgtatttaaaaataaaagtaattttgtaaaatcatggtGGCAGGggattattagttattatgaaaataataagcaagtaaatgatatatattaatttcaatagaTGAATTGGtaattttcaatattgaaTCTCATTTTTACTGCATATATAAATAAGTATTGTTTTCAACTATTGCAGTTGGTTGTTGGCAGCTTCTTGAATGGTTGTTAAATGTTATGTTTTCTACTtcgttttttttaatgatttatgaTATAGATGTGGAGTTGACAAAATTTCTAGGGTTTAAGGTAGCtaattggattgaattttattttttttttctaaatgagTGCATTGCCAAATGGTGTCAAgagtttcaaaaattttattaaatttttgaggGAAATAGTCAGTTTCCCTTTtactgaaattaatatatatatcatttactCCGTATTGTTTTCAAAATAGGCAATGATCGTCAGGTagcataattttacaatattactcttattttcaaatatatttttattcatatttattataaattaaataaatcatataaatagaaattaaactaaaaaaatcaaagtaccaaaaataagaaatatatgttttagtgtgaataaaaattattattaatatatttttcttgtatttttgttatttttaaatatttatctcataacaaatatatattttatattatcaagATAAATTATCAAGCAAAAAACTCATTTATTCCTATTTTCCTTCAAAACTTTTGGTTTCATGAAAGTTATTAGATGTTATGAAAACAAAAGTGGAGTAAGTGGTGTATATTGATTTAAATAGTGGGGAAATTGATAATCTCTCAAATTTGGGTGTACGAGGTACATTTTAAAGTGCTGGCAGCCCATCTTGTCAAAAATTGAATGATACATCTCAAGTTAAAATATAAGCTTGTATATGCAATGATAAACTTGTGATTGACgatgaaaatttataacagTTATAACATATAATAGCTGGTTCGTAAACACCAATAGCTATGGTCTATGGAGTAAAAGTTGATAGATATTTAGTAATAAGAAGtagaaataataacaataataataataaaattgtaacCAATGAAATTAGTTTTCCTACGTAATTTTTAatcagtttctttttttttttcactacaAATTCCAAATTCAATAATGCTATATGCATAACTTTGACAATATAATAAACCTTAATAAGTATAGTGTAACTAACAAcgtaaaaaaatgacaaatttgAAAGCCTCGTAAGTCATAACACATAACATTATAATctatctttcttttcttatcatttaaaaaaaaaaaatcaaattgatcACAAATAGTTAAAAGAATGTGCTCTAATCACACTTGTTGCCTTACGTAATCTGTAAGGTATAGCCCTGGCTAAGCCCGTCATACTCATAAGAGGCATTGCAACTTACAATGGTTATGATGTAGTCTTATTGAAAAACTATATTTGCTAGACACAACTTGAATGCATTGTAACATATAACCGTTGAAATGTAAACTGATTCGAAAATGTCACCTGCTAGACAAATTAAGACATTCAAGCTTAATAATCATTGTCATCTAGAAGACTAGAAccttgcaatatttttttgaaattgacGTGATCTTCTTCTATTTGTCCTGTAGAATGAATCATTATATCTGACCCAGTTCACGAGTGTACTAAAACAACAGCAGCTACATTGTGACTGGGAATCGGCAGGCGTTATAAAAGGATGGGCGTTTGCAACTGCGGAAAGCTTCTTGCCACCAAATGCCAAGCAACTACaagtcaaaataaatacatatattatatgcCATCGAACAATCCAAAAGATTGATTCTGTTCACGGTAAAATCTTTAACCAAGCGCCAATATTGAGCTTTGAAGCTACAATAATTGAatttctctgttttttttaattacatgataCTAATACTCATATTATAactcatattaaataaaattattattaatatatttacaatcagacaaTTATTGGTACTTGTCTTAcattaaatcttatataaAATTGTCCAAACCTTATTATCCATAATATTCATATTATATgggattattattaatatatttacaatcaaacaATTACTGAaactagttttatattaaattttacataGCACTACCCAGATCTTATTATccataattaaaaaggaatttaagataattattAGGACTAATCTTACATTAGATCTTATATACCACTCTCAAATACGACCTTTGCTCAATTATTATCTATAATTGGGAAGGAATTTAAGTCCCCATAAAATTTTGTTGGAGCTCGAATTTATTATCTACAATTAAGAACGAATTTGAACTCCCACAAAGAATCTATAAGGGCAAGGGGCTCTGCCACTCGGCCTTTGGTGAAGTTCTCtattaacaattaacaaacACCCTCCACATGcgacatttttcaatttatatatcTTTTCATACTATAATAATTGAATGATGAAACTTTTGTGTTATGagctcttttaaattttttaaaatctcatgCAACTTGTATTAACAACTGTGGATGgttaagatatatatattcatgtaTGATATCCACCAACTACTAATTTACTATCTTATATTTTACTCAAAAGAATCTCGACTAAGAAGATATCATAGTtgactataaatatataattcacATAAATGACGCCCATATAGGCCCCTATAGTTTAACCTAATATCTAAGTAGTGTTACGAATTAAtacaaaaatcttttttttttgttagtgtctttcatttatttggagATGTCAAatgcattttcaatttttaacttaAGGAGCAACAATAGttccctttaaaaaaaaaagggaaaaaagataTGTGTGTCTACTTTTAAAGTTTGTACATTACagcaaatcaaaataaatatctgTGTGTCCTTTTTATTACGAAGATTAGTCTCATTGTGGTATAGCTGTTCATTTTCGTTATATGttaaacaataacaaaacaaccataatattaaaattaataatttttacatatttgaaaaaaataaatgaacaaataataataccaCCAATCAGATCTGGAGACTGGAATTAGTTGGACAACAACTCATCGAAGCGATCCAAAGTTTTGCCGGCGCCAGTCAGCCTTTGGCGCAAGGCACCGACTTTCATCAAATTAGCCATAACCACATGTTTAACTTTTGACCACCGACGTGGCCCAGCAAGATCGCGCTACGTGTCCAATTCACGCTTTaaggagaaaataaataataaataatagagACTCAGTCTCCGCagtttttaacgtgtttgacCGTTGGCGGAAGTCAGTCAGAGAAAAACAACCGCCTCATTCTTCCTTCCGTCTAAAAGTTAACCGAACTGAACCGAGTCCATCCAAGTCAATCCTCCAAACGACACCGTTTGCTTCAAcgcttatatatatattcccgGCGAAGCCATAACTTCAAAAAAAAGTAGCtaagaaacagaaaaagaaaatttaggagaaagaaaaaaaaaatgccgtGCGCCGTAGCGGTACCGAACTCGCCGATTTTTTCGCCGACGATAATTCCGTCAGTGCATCGCTATCCATCATCATCTCCGAGAATCCATGGTCCAGCAATGGCAGCACCACCACCTCCAGTACCGCCAACGCCAACACTATCGTTTCAGGTTCGAGAAGTGAAGAAGGACGCTGGCGGCGGTTCGGTTTTGAAGAGGAAGAGGCCGGCTAGGTTAGATATACCATTGACGTCGGGGATTACTAATGGTCCGGGATTGAAGACGACGCCATGTGGCGACGATAGATTGGATGAGGTGGAAGTTGACGGAGAAGGTTATTCTGTTTATTGTAAGAGAGGAAAGAGAGGCTCTGTAATGGAGGATCGATACTCGGCTCTGGTTGACCTCAATAGCCTGTCGAAACAGGTATTAACAAAGTGTAATTTCATTAATGTTATTCTAATTTGGGCCGCTGAATGCTGATCTTAAAGTCGTGTGTCTATTGCTGATACATTAGGGGTGTACCTTTAGTTTAGGTTTTAAGTAGCTTTTTCTCTTCTATTAGTTAGTTTAAGATGTTCATGACGGAAACCCTAAATTGGCTATgttttttaacattgtttaTTGTGCAGGCTCTGTTTGGTGTTTTTGATGGGCATGGAGGGGCGAAAGCTGCTGAATTTGCAGAGAAGAATTTAGATAAGAACATTATGGCTGAAATGTGTTCTGGTAAATTTGAACACGAGTGCATCAGGAATGCAATTAGAAATGGCTATTTGGCAACTGATACCGAGTTTCTGAAGGAAAATCTCGGTGGTGGTGTTTGTTGCGTTACTGCATTGATACAAAAAGGCCATCTTGTGGTTTCAAATGCTGGTGACTGTCGTGCTGTCTTGAGCCGCAGAGGAGTTGCTGAAGCACTAACTTCTGATCACCATCCGTCCAGGGAAGACGAGAAAGACAGAATTGAAGCATTGGTGAGTGCAAGCTTGTGTTTTTGCTTTGTTCAATGAAGTGAGTAATTGTCCACATTATGATTGATTAAAGGCTTTGCTAactctgtttttgtttttatatgtttGCAGGGGGGCTATGTGGATTGTTACAATGGTGTTTGGAGAATTCAGGGATCTCTTGCTGTGTCAAGAGGAATTGGAGATAAACATTTTAAAACATGGGTTACAGCTGAACCAGAAACTAAAGTGTTCAAGATTAACCCAGAGTGCGAGTTCTTAATCCTAGCTTCTGATGGCCTTTGGGACAAGGTGATTACTTTTTCCAATccacatttatttattgtaatcCCCTTTGGACTTTGCTGTGACTTGGATGATTTGAAaaacatttgattttgatcGGGTTTATTCTTTCTCATTGCAGGTTTCGAATCAGGATGCAATAGACCTAGTTCGCCCATTTTGCGTAGGAGTAGATAAACCAGAGCCATTTTCTGCTTGTAAAAAGCTAGCAAACTTATCTTTAAAGAGAGGTTCCATGGATGATATAAGTGTTATGATCATTCAATTGGGTAATTTTGCTGTGTGATTTTAGTTGGAGGAGCGGAAAAGTATTCAGATTAAGATAAGGTGATCTTTCTTCTTCCCTGGCAAGtgttttttaaagaaacttGCTACTGAAGAAGCTGGAGTTCCAgcttttttggatttttttcccTCAGTATCTGGTAGCCAACAGTGATCACAGGGAGAGTGGTAATTACAATAGTGTTTGAAGACAATGATGGCGGTAATAGAAAATGACATTGTGGTACAGGAGTCAAGATTTTAGGTTCAATTTTGTGCTGGGAATAGCTGCAACTTTGTATATATAATCATAGTTTTGAAGATCAAATTATAACCCAGCTAGATCTTACTTCTAAGCACtgcttatatatattattaataaaagaattgattATTTCCTTGTTTTCTATGTTATGGATAATACTTTTTTAATCTCTTCATATTCGCTGTTAGCTGGCTGGTAATTGCCAGCTTGCATATCAATAAATCAAAGGAAGATTAAATGCGCAGGAATCTTTTGTTGGTGATAATGCTGCTCAGTTGACCTACAAAAATTGTCAATTAACAATCTGTAATCCCTCGTCACTGTAGATAAAAATCTGGAGAATTCCGCAATTGACAGCTAGTGTTCCACGAGCTGCTGTTTTTAGCTCCTTTGTTAGACCAAGTGAGTCGTGTTTGCAACTGGCTAAAGCATATTATTTTATGCCTTCGgctattgaaataaattattgtctGATTTATAAgagattgattgtttttaCCGTAACTAggtttattcaaatattatcTCAAATATTTGGTACAAAATCTACTAACTACGTACGGACTTGAACTTGGGAAGTAATTGTCACCCTACTGATTAGTGGTTTCCGagataatttgttttagaatttcAATGTCTACATTTTGTATAACAACTGGACTCCATAGGCGTAATgttccattttatttaaacaaatattgGAGTTGCGTTATAATAAAGATAAAGCTATGTAAAAGAACTCTCAGCAGATCATCAGGTACTGAAAGTG contains these protein-coding regions:
- the LOC102625479 gene encoding ribonucleoside-diphosphate reductase small chain; the protein is MPSIPEEPLLAPNPDRFCMFPIQYPQIWEMYKKAEASFWTAEEVDLSQDLRHWEALTADEKHFVTHVLAFFAASDGIVLENLAGRFMTEVQVAEARAFYGFQIAIENIHSEMYSLLLETYIKDSDEKNRLFHAIETVPCVAKKATWALNWIDGSETFAERLIAFACVEGIFFSGSFCAIFWLKKRGLMPGLTFSNELISRDEGLHCDFACLLYSLLRTKLSEERVKALVKEAVEIEREFVCDALPCALVGMNGELMSQYIEFVADRLLGALGYGKLYGVANPFDWMELISLQGKTNFFEKRVGEYQKASVMSSLNGNGGNHVFKIDEDF
- the LOC107178010 gene encoding late embryogenesis abundant protein EMB564 — encoded protein: MLALRGFESARSVSVSAVLFLTLRSSCRSFTGFNFTPDEDDMSSGQERAELDAKARQGQTVVPGGTGGKSPEAQEHLAEGRSRGGQTRKEQLGTEGYQEMGGKGGLSTGDQSGRERAAQEWGIDVNESKVTTTS
- the LOC102625197 gene encoding probable protein phosphatase 2C 2 translates to MPCAVAVPNSPIFSPTIIPSVHRYPSSSPRIHGPAMAAPPPPVPPTPTLSFQVREVKKDAGGGSVLKRKRPARLDIPLTSGITNGPGLKTTPCGDDRLDEVEVDGEGYSVYCKRGKRGSVMEDRYSALVDLNSLSKQALFGVFDGHGGAKAAEFAEKNLDKNIMAEMCSGKFEHECIRNAIRNGYLATDTEFLKENLGGGVCCVTALIQKGHLVVSNAGDCRAVLSRRGVAEALTSDHHPSREDEKDRIEALGGYVDCYNGVWRIQGSLAVSRGIGDKHFKTWVTAEPETKVFKINPECEFLILASDGLWDKVSNQDAIDLVRPFCVGVDKPEPFSACKKLANLSLKRGSMDDISVMIIQLGNFAV